The region aatctcTACTCATACCttgcaccatacacaaaaattaactcaaaatgggtcatacACCTAAATGTATAACCTAAATCTATAAAACTTCTAGGAGAAAACAGGAGAAGATTTTTGAGCCCTTGGGTTAGGCAAAaatagatatgacaccaaaaaaaaaaaattgatccataagagaaaaaactgataaattggacTGCATCAAAATTATAAACTTCTGCCCTTCAAAAGACAAGTTTGCTCtttgggaaaaaaggaaaaaataagctaTCGATTCAGAGAAAATATCtgtaaaacacatatctgataaataccttgtatacagaatatataaataaatctcaaaactcaataataataataaaaaaaaatttaaatgggcaaaagatttgcaGCTATAGGGATGGCAATAAGCACAAAATGCTGTGCAAGGTACACTTCTCTCCCCAAGAAGTTCTTTGTACCTGCTAAAAAGTGGGGTCGCCCAACCTTCTTGATGACCCAGTTAGGCCAAATATGAACCAACAGTATTTCTACAAAGCTGGCTGGCCTGGATCCAAGCAGAGGCCAAGGAGGAATCTTCAGGGACCAGCTTATGAAAACAGATGAGACCCACTTCTGCCCTTGCTATCTCGGCTCTGCCCTTCTGGTTCTCTGCATCTCTACACCCGAGCTGGCAGCCTGGGCTGATCTGCTAGGCTGTGCTTGGAGCAGAGGCAACAAACCAAATCCTGCCTCCTTTTACTGGGCCAAATAGGAGGGCACACAAGAGAGTGCATCCTTcttggccaactaagatgcagtGTGAGCTGCAGGGAGAGAGGAAGATGTTCCAGACACAACTCCTGGCTTTCCTCTGGGAGAGAAGGTTGGATACCAGGGCTGAGATTCTGGCAGACAGCATCTTCCAAAGTGTGGGGTATGTTCCAGTGGTGGTCCTTGAGTTAAGAAGTACAAAGGCCTCATGTTAAATAATGCTGAATCATACCATGAGAAAGTTATTcctttttcaattctttttcaatcCTAACTGCCTCAAAAAGAAAGTCTCAAGTTGGTGGTAATATATTTTTAGCACCTCTTCAGGGCCTAAGTTGGGAAAACACTGAATCAAGCTAACTAGACAGAAGAAGATGGGGAAGTAGCAACAGAGAATACTATGGGTAGCAGCAGGAGCCTGACCTTGGCCTCTGGTGGCCTGGTGCCCAGCCTGAGCTGGTGGCAGTGTGGAGCTGGGCTCTCCCTGGCTGTTGCCCGAGCTGGTACTATCAGGGGAGCCAGGGCCCTCATTGAACTTCCGGAAGCAGGCCCGACAGCAGCGCTCCTTCTTGCCACTGTGCTTGGTCAGGACGTAGTTGTTGCAGCAGTAGTAACAGAAGATGCGGCCACATATCCTGGGAACAAAACAAACATGGGCCCTGAGGATGATGCACTGCGGGTCTTGTGTGCTGTTACCAGATCAGCAGAGCTCTGTACTGGGCTCTGGGTGTGCCAGATGGCTGTCAGACCTGGCTTTGTCCCACTTTAGAGTGTGGCCTTAGGGCTCATTTTATAAGAATCTAATAAAGCCATCTTGGTAAGTAGAAGAATGTTTTATTTCCCAAGGTCCTTGGAGGCAGGAAGAAGAAGTGTGTGGCTGAGCCCACCTTCTCTGACACAAAGCTACAGGTGTGCCTTCCACCTGCAGGGGCTAAGGGTCTCAAAGGAGACCACAACCCTACAGCGTACAGACCTACGCTGACCATTCTTCACCCCTCTCACCCCCAACCCACGATTCACTTTCACCTACCCTTCCCTGGGCCCTAGCAGGGCCTTTGCCCTGCCCGTGTTCCCCTTGTGAAGCCTCAGCTCTAGCTTTTGCTGGGTTCCAGTAACGCCGTTTCTCCTGCAGTCCCTTCAGGCTGAGACATGGCCGAAGGGCTGCTGATCTCCAGGTTCTACAGAGTCCTTGCGGGTCCCCTTAGCTCTGCCTATACCTCTTTATTAAGCACCTTTTCAGAGCCCTTTGTGGCCTGCTACGACCCTGACCAATAcagtctttttgtgtgttgtcttaaaaccaaaaagcagCGTGCTTTTTCCCAGAGAGCCAGCCAGGGCACTGATGCCTATCACGATTCCTCGTTCAGAGCCGTTTGCAGATTCCACAGCTGCCCGCTGACCTGCAGTGGTGGCGCCGCACCATCCAGCTGAACTCCCGCTTGCAGTCGAGGCAGTGGCTCGCCTCCGTGTCCACGAGCCACCTCTCCTCAGCGCTGAGCTTCTGTTGGAATTCCAGGGCATCTGACTTCTGCCAGAGAGCATCCTTGTCCCTGGGACAAAATCGcattagaaagaagaaagaatcCATGAAAACAAGAGAACTATCCCTGACTCACCTCAAAAGACTGACTCCAAATTTGCCAAGTCACAGACGTGCACTGAggcttcctagtgctgctaaTGGTCATTCATGGCTTATGGTTTCTGATGTGGAAAGGTTTAGTTCTTTCCCAGATGGAACCCTAGCCAGCACACTCTGAGGGTTGATATGGCCTTGGTAGCACACCAGCCACCGATGATGTCGCACCACGGCTACTTAGGGCCTGAGGGAAACTGGCTCCCTCACTGGCCAGGGACTTGAAATTCAACCAAAGACCCTCCCCCTTACATAAAAAAGCCAGAACATGGATTGATTGACCTTTTCAAGGACACTTAAAGCTGTCAGGATGCAGGAAGACTTATTCTTTGGGCCAGCTCCATTCTCCCAGCTGGTCCACAGCTTCCGTCCTTTCTGCCCCAGAAGGTCAGGTGCCCGCACCCTGGGAATGTGGGAATGTTCACAGCACCTAGGGTTTTCCTCACACACCACAGGAGGAGGTCTGGGCTTAGCGGTCACAGGTGCCCTAAGTTCCAAATTTGCAAATTGATGACATGCAAGCGgagtttttaaatttccaaagtagttttaattttgatattgCTATTTTGCAATCCCTAAGGaattagtaaggagccctggtggcacaatggttaaacgctcagctgctaatcagaaagttgacagtttgaacctgcccagtagtccacaggagaaaaaacctggcgatttgcttccacgaagattacagcctaaaaaaccctatggggcagttccactctgtcacgtagggttgctgtaagttggacttgactgacggcacacaacaacaacaatgaattagATCTAGGCATTGCTTACCCATGGCTGGTGGCATCATAAAGAAGGGGCCAAACAGATGCTATGTGCCTCCCAAAGGAAAGACCCAATACTATCAATCAATTCTACGAAGTGTTCTTGCAAAAATTTGGAGCTGGGTAAGCTGTTAGGGAAGCAGTGGTTCTCTACTCTGGCTCACTGATGCCTGAACCCCACTCCTAGAAATTCTGATTTAGTGGGTATTTTTGAAAAAGCTCAAGATATTTCAACGTGCAGCCAGAGTTTAGAACCTTAGTTCTAACCATCAATTTGCACAAAACACAACGGATGGAAGAGCATGTTAAATGACACTATGGGGACGCAATCAGCAAAATTCAGGCTATGAGAACTCTACCAGACAAATGACCtgacttcttaaaaaataaattgcaaagtaaaaaaagaaataagttaGAGAGATGGTGGAGTAACCAACAGATTAAATCTTAAGAAACATCACCAATTACAATGTATGGATCTAATTTAGATCCTGATCAgagcaaactaaaaaaaaaaaaacataaggcaACTGGACAAATTAGAAACTGGCTAGATAGTggatgatattaaggaattagAGTTCATTTTGAAATGTGGTAATGATACTGTGGTGTCTTAAAATGAAGAGTCACTGTCTTACAGAGGTACGTAGTGAAATCTCTGGATGAAATGCTATCACGTCTggcatttgcttcaaaataatttgGGGAAGTGATGGGAATGGGGGGAAGCACAGATGAAACAAGGCTGGCCAGGAGTTGACTAAAGCTGGGTGATAGGTACAAGGGTATTCATTAAATCATTCTATCACTATAGATTTAAAAatttccacaggagaaagcttaaaaaaaatttgaatgaaTATCCAACATTTGAAAACCAGAAGatttcacacaaaaaaatccaGATTTCCTCCTTCTCTTGAGAAGTAAGGCAATCTGGCCACTCTGGGCCTGGGGCCCGTGTGGCACCAGTCAGCTGGAACAGGCTGCCTCCAGCTTCTCACAGGCCCCTGCTGACCCAGTCATTTACATCGCCTGTCTGGTCGCTGCTGCTAGCACTGGAGTTTGTCTGGGACTCCTGGTATTGGAGAAGGTAGGATGGAGGCAAAGGAAAAAGACTCATGAAGAGGGGTGCAAGAGAATAGGGAAATTCCTGAAGATATTAAACCTCATTTATTGTCACTCTGTGGCTAAGCACATAGAGATTTTGAAAATAAGTACACACATCAAATGAAAACACAAACCCAGGGGAGCGCAAGGTATGAACAGTGGGATCCACCCTAGTAACGTTGGAAGTGGCCTGAGCAGACCCTGAACGTGTGTGGGGCCCTAACAACAACTGATTATGTGCAGAAAAGGTAGAGGGGACGGGGGCCCATTTCCCTTGTGGCATCCTTTCAAGAGCATTTTCGTTTATTAAAGAAAAGCCAAATGTGGTGGGAAACCTTCAGCCACACATTTGTCCCGACACTCACCTGAGTAGCTCTATCAGCCGTTCTTCAAGGTATTTCTTGGTTCTGTTCAGGTCATCCAGGTCAGCAAGCATCTTCTGGTCATTCTTCTCCCGGTCTGTCACCTCCTCGCAAAGTCTGTTGTAATACTCTTGGAATTTTGTCGTGGCTTTTTCGAGATCCTTCTGGGTCCTGGCAGAGAAGTGGTAAATATTCTTGATTATCCACTACTCCCAGCTTCTCCTATCACTCTGGGCTGACCCAGGCCTCAAAGGGGGTGCCTGCCACCTTTCCCAGTGAGGGGAGCCCCTCAGCACTATCAGTTATACACTCACCTAGTCTTCAAGACTCCCCTCACACACCCAATCCCCCCACTCCCCTAGCTCACCAAGTACAAGGTTACTCTAGGAGATCAGGTTGACTCCAGGTTGCTAGCAAGACCCCAGGTGAAtctacatatacttttttttttttaaggttgttgttgttgttaggtgccatcgaggtgttttcaactcatagtgaccctacatacaacagaacgaaacactgcctggtcccgtgccatcgcCACAACGGTTgccatgcttgaacccattgttgcagccactgtgtcaattcatctctttgaggatcttcctctctttcgccaaccctctactttaccaagcatgttgtccttctccagggactgatctctcctgataacatgtccaaagtcattTAAAGGTAGTTCTTGAGAAAACAGACTCTGAAGCCAAACGGTCTGTGCTCCAGTTCTACTACTATACCATCACTTACATGCTGCATGACCCTGGGAAAGCTACTTAACTCCTCTGAGCCAcattttactcatctgtaaaatgggaataaacaaTACCTTCCTCAAAACTGCTGGGAGGATTAAATaggtaaatatatatgcaaaggactcaaaacagtgcctggcacatgctaaccattatttaaatgtttgctgttattattaccattattgtTATATCCCAACTTTTACTTCCTTTCAATTTTTCTAAAGCATGACATTGGTTACTGAACTACAACATGCCCTGCCAGAGAGAAGGAAACAGAACGGAGAGAAAGGCTCTTTAGCGTAATAAAGAGCTGCCCGGAGGAATTGCCAGGCTCTCTGCGGCATGAGTTGGGCTCAAGTACTTTCTGTGTAGTGGTTTTTCTTGCAAGGGGACTTCTCTACCCTGATACGAGCGACTTTCTAAATGACTGTGCACCAAACGCCCCCTTCCTTAAAGACTCTTCCCCCAGTGGCCGTGTGGGTGGATAATGTAACTAACCTTTCCAGGTTTGCACGCAGGGCAGCCCCCTCCTCGTCCTTCTGCAGCACAGCTGCCTTGCACTCTGAAAGGTGGTTGCTGGTGCTTCTCAGCTTCTCTCTCATATCTGCTTGGGTGGCCTGGTACAGGACATCAGGGAGAAGACACTCAGCTTGCAGAAGCCCTTGCAAGATGCCATAAAGCGACTGGTATGCTACCAGCCTCATCTGGCTTGGGTCACTTCTAAAtggagggttttgttttttttaaggtcaaGAAGCCCAGAGCCTCTGCTCTCTGTTTCTGGGGGTGTGACACACTCCTATTAATGACTGTGCCCCTAAAGAATCCATTGCAGCTGGTTGTGGTGGCTAGAGGGGGCAGCATGCTTCAGCTCTCTGGGCAAAAGTGGGGTTGGAGGTGGGGTATGGGTGGTGGCGGGCAGCGTTCACTGGAAAGGGTCCCTGCTCTTAAGAGTGCTAGCCTGTCCTGCTCTGTTTAGAACCACTGACTTAGAGAACACCTAGAAAGACGGGCAAGACGGACAACTCATTTCCTTCATAAGAAACAAGGGCCAGGTGAAAAACACACTTGGCAGCTCTAGCCAGGTGTCCAGGGAGTAGAAGGGGGTCACATACAAACTTGGTGCAGGTGCATACAAACGTGAACTGATGAGAGCTCCAGTTGGAGAACTGGAAGTCCTGCAGGGAAGCCTCTTATATGGTCTGGGAAAAACCCAATCAGATGTTTTCCGCCTGACAGATCCACATGCTGGGAGTGTACATGACCCAGGTGGAGGCCAGGACACCAGGCTTCCCCGCCCAGGTAGCCAGCTGGGCCACCAGTGCTGATTTGGCTCGTAGCAAGAGCGCTCCTCTGGGCCGCACAGGCCAGTGGCCTACCTTCAGCTTCCCCATAGCCTCCTCAGCAGCCTGCAGCTTCTGGCCTTGTTCCTCCAGCTGGCCCCTGAGGCTTCTGCACTCTTCACTGGCAGCCTGGGGAGGGCAAGAAGGGGATCATGAAAGTAGGGTCCTTGCTCTGAGACTCCCTCAGGCCCACCCTCCAAACGGGTACAAACACCGAGCTCTCTTCTTTTCCTCTCAATAAATTTTAGGCTTTATTGATAACAAAACCGTTTCAAACTTACTAAGAAAAAAGACTTGGCTTGGTCCCCAAACTTGTGATTTAATTTCTGCAATGAGCCACATGAAGTAGCACAGGGTAAGTGGCCCATCTGTGTAGGCACAGTGGAGTGGCCTAAGAGAGGAAGGCCAAGAGGGTCAGGCGTGGTCTGCTGGGGTCTAAGATTCCACAGACCCTAATGCCAGCAACATGTGATAACCAATGGAAGCCAAAGGTCCATGACCATCCTGCCGTGTCCTCTCTCACAGCCCTTGGGTATTTTCTCTGTGCACTACAAAGATATGTGGCCACTGCTGATCTCGCCAACTCTTCCAGGGCCTTGTGAAAACTATACTGAGTCAGTTCCCTATAACTACGCCTGCTGTCGGGATGTGCACCTGCTGTCGGGGTGCATGTGAAGGGGCTCATTATTCACTGACTACGAACTCAGAGGCAGGACTTCAGGCAGTCATGAACTGCTGGCGCTCTTCAGTGAGTTCTAGAGGCTGAGGCAGGGGTCTCAAACTCACATGCTCAAAGGGGCGAGGCAAGTACACAAATGAGTGAAAGGAAAAACCTAGGGGAGGCATGTCTTCCTTACCCACTGACTGTTGCCATATGGGAATGAGGACCAAGGGTTCTTAGACCTATTGAGACTTCAAAGGAAGTCCCCAAATAGAATTTATTTGTAAAACATTCTGCTCTTTAAATGTTGGCTACTAAAAAGAAATTCTATGTGGGCTGAACTTATTTGCGATGGGTTTAGACTTCTGGGCAAAGACATCTGTCACGGActaaattatgttcccccaaaaatgtgtgtattgacttggttaggccatgattcccaggattctgtggttgtcctccattttgtgattgtaattttatgttaaagaagattaggatggggttgtaacacccttaccaggtcacatccttgattcaacataaagggagtttccctggggtgtggcctgcatgcaccaccttttatagctcaagagataaaaggaaagggaagctagcagacagttggggacctcataacaccaagaaagcagcaccaggagcagactgggtcctttggacccagggtccctgtgcctgagaagctccccgaccagtggaagattaaggacaaggaatcttcctccagagccaacagagagagaaagcctttccctggagctgacaccctgaacttgggactcgtaacctactagaccgtgagaaaataaatttctctctgttagagccacccacttgcggtattgctgttacagcagcactagatgactaagacaacatcacTCTCCAACACTTTGTCCCTAATGTGTTCCTGCAGGGAGAGACACTATTGGGAGCTATGACAGCAGGGCAGGACTAAGGGGTGTGTGCTTGGACCCATCCAGGACATTCTTGGGCCCTCACCTGCCTCACGGCCAAAGGTGCATCCTCTCACAAACCCACCAGACCCTGCCCCAGGGAGGCAGGCGGAGCTCAGATGATGAGGCCAGGATTACCTTAAGcctgttctggtagtccatgacCTCAGTGCTCAGTTGGAACTTGAGGGTGTTGAGCTCCTGGTGTGCGGTCTCCTGGAGGCCCTGGGCCCACTGCTCGGCCTGAGCCAGCTGGGCCTGCAGGCCAGCCAGTGAGCCTGCTGCCTCCTCAGCTGCCTTCAGCTTCTCCTGCAAGCTCTCCTTGTCTTGCTGCAGCCCAGCCACTTGGTGCTCCAGGCCCTCTCGCTCCCTTGAGGCAGCCTCTTTGGCGTcctggagctcctgggtggcacaggCGAGAGCCCCTTCCATCTTCTCCTTCTCCGCCGTCAGCGTGCAGACCCGGATGCCAAGCTCGGCTGTGTCCGTGTTGGCTCGGTGCAGCTGCTCCTGCAGCTCAGCGTGCTCCAGCTGGGCTTCCGCAGAGTTTTGCTTCAGCCGGGTCAGCTCCTCCTGCAGGGCCCAGAGCtcctttgccctctgctgggcctcgCCGGTCCTCTCCTCCTGCAGCGCCCCTTCCTGCTCTGAGCGCTGCAGCAGCTCCTGGACGTGGGTCCGGTTAAGGGCTTCATTCTGTTCCTTCAGTTGCTGCACAAGAGCCTTGTGCTCCCTCAGGACTTCCTCAGCCACACCCAGCTGGCTCTGTACCTTCTCCCGGTCATCCAGAGCTGCCAGGAGCTTGGCCTGGAGGTCCACCACTTCAGTCTTCAGGCACTGGACCTCCCCCTGATGAACCTCCAGCTGCGCCTGAGACAGGGCCAGCTGGGCCTCCAGCTCATGGGATACGTCATCTTGAGGTGGGCCAAGCCCCTGTTGGCCTTTCTCTGTTGTGGGTGTCTGCATCTGCTGGGTCTGCTGGTGGCACTGGCTCTTAAGAGCTCTGAGCTCCCCGTCCCGGGCCTCTGCCAGCTGCCGGCACTGCTCCGCCTCCTCCCGCAGTTGCTGGCACTCGTCCTCCTTGCTTTTCAGGGCAGCATCTTTCTCTGCCACTCGGGCCCTCATGATCTCCTTAGCCTTTCTCACAGCCAGCAGGCTCGCCTCCATCTGGTCACCCATGAGCCGGATGCTGGCCTGCTCCGACTCCAGGGAGGCCAGAGAGCCCTGGATGGCTGCCTCCCGCTGCTGTAGTGCCTCATAGTCAGCCTGCAGGGCCTGCAGCTTGCCCTCCAGGAGCTGGTTACACTCAAGAACATTCTGCAGCTCCTTCTCCAGCTCCCTGTTGGCCTGCTGGAGCTTCTCCTCCTGGCCACCCTTGGTGTCACTGAGATGGCCCTCCTGTGGGCCTCTCTGTTCCTCCTCTGGCTTCTCACAGGTCTGTGGCATGGAGGAGTGCAGGAGAGCCAGCACCTCACTCCCCTCACGTGCTACGGGCAGCTCTGGGCCTGGCTGTCCAGCAAGCTGCTCCAGTGTCCCCACCTTCTGGCTGAGGTGGTCTTTGTCCTGAATGAGCTGCTTCTTCTGTTCCTCCAGGTCGCTCACGTGCTGGCTCACCTGTGACAGCTGGGTCTCCAGGACCTGCAGTTGCCTTGTCAGGGACCTGGCCTCCTGCTCCAGCAGCTCCTCCTCCTCTCGCCACCGCTGCTCCTTGTGCCTCACCTCCACCAACTCCTCCTCCAGGGAGCTCACGTGGGCCAGTGACTCCTGTAACTGGCACCGAAGCTGGGCTGCCTCCTGCTCCTTCTTGGCCAGCTCTTCCCGGAGCGGGGTCATCTCCATCACCACGTGTTCCAGGCTGGCCTGGGCCTCCTCCTTCAGCTGCAGCTCCTTGGTTAGCTGCTCCAACTGGGCATTCTGCTGCCTGTTGAGCTCCTGGACCTTGGTGCTCTCTTCCTCTAGGGCTCGAAGCTTTGCCCCCAGTTCCTGGATCACTAAGGCTGAGTCGCTGGGGACTGGATCTTGCTGTCCCTTTGTGCCCAGGGTCATACCTACCTTTTGCTCAGCCCTGGCCACCCAGGCCGGGACACTGGGTAACTGCTGGTTCTTCCCCCCCAGTGAGTCCCGTGTGGCCTTGAGCTCCTGCGGCAGGGGCTGCAGCAGGGACTCCAGTCGCTGCAGGGCTGACTGGTAGTCCTCCTTCTCTGCTGCACCCAGCTCCAGGGCCTGCAGACACTTCTGTAGCTCCTTCACAGTGCTCTCGGTGGCCTGGGTGACCTCCCACTGCTTCTGGAGCTCAGCCACCAGACTCATGAGGCGGACATTCTCCTCAGTGGCAGTGGACCGCTTCTCCCTCTCCATCTGCAGCTGCTCTCCCTGAGAAGTGACAGCTGCTCTCAGCTCTTGGTTTTCTttgtccaacttctgcattcgCTCCTGCAGCTGCTTCTCCCGCACTTCCAACTGGTCCAGCTCCAGCCGCATCTCGTCAAATCCCTCCAGTGCTTCGTTGTTTAAGGGGCTGTTCATGTCAAGGCTGGAGGCCATCTCCTGAGTCTGGGCAGGAAAACACACAAAACGAGTGGCTTTGGGGTGAAATTGAGTTTAATGAGAGAACAGAACCCCAAAATACAGTAATTACATGACCCGGGGTTGGTCTAACAAGCTATTAGTCAAAGGACTAGAAACCCTTGGCTCAAGGCCATAAGAACGTCACCAGTATATTCCAAAGACCTGGCACCATGGGTGGGGTGCACTGAGACTCACAGCTCTATCTCCCCTGCCAGTCTTCTTTAGgtttattaaaagaaaaggtGTTGATTCTTAGGTAAACTAAGTTACATGTAAAACTGCTGTTGACCCACTGCACCAGACCTATAGCTCCTGTCATGATTAAACCACAGGAGGGTTAAAGATTAGTCTACTTTCTACTCttaatgcttctttttttttctctagattttatttattttgtcgttgagaatatacatagcaaaacatataccaattcaacagtttctacatgtataattcagtgacactgattacattcttcgagttgtgcggccattctcaccttcttttctgagctgttcctccttcattaacataaactcactgccccctaaggctcctatctcATCTTTggagttgttgtcaatttgatcccatatagacagttcttaaaagaacataatgctcaaggcagaccttttttactagttatgctaaactattggtcagttttaagatgacttcagggaatatttttggtttcaggtttaaagattatctcagggcaacagtttcagggcttcatccaccctccatggctccagaaagtctagagtccacgaGAATtagaaattctgctctgcattttccctcttttgatcaggattcttctatggaatctttgatcaaaatgttcagtaatggtagctgggcaccatcctgttcttctggtctcacggcaagggagacagttgttcatggaggcaatcagctacacattccatatcctccccctattcctggatctccttcttcctgttgctccaggtgaatagagaacaaCTGTTGTGTCTTAATGCTTCCTATAGGGATCATAATTTTTATTGCTGATTCATTTTAGTCCTCTTTTCCCACAAAACTATATATATCTATAATGATACATTCACATTTCTAACAAAATTAACCAAACTAAGCCTACCCACTAGCACTTTTTGAGCACTTGCCCATGTCAAGCCCTTAAGGATTATAAGTGCTCTCCCTCATTCAATCCCACAACCACCTTCCGAGCCAGCAAGGcttgtattatccccattttatggatgagagagCTGAAGCTTCACaaggttaagtaacctgcccagGGCCACAAAGCTGGTAGGTGACAGAGTCAGGATCTGACTCTATCGCTTTTAACCATTGGGTTAAactgcttcctttaaaagcttttttttttttttttaaagaatttaattttatgaAGGCCTAAATATTTGGTTGTAAAAACCTAGACTCCAGGAAACAGTGGGTATAACCTAGGAGTTGTATTGCTCTGATTGGAACAACAGGTATCTGA is a window of Elephas maximus indicus isolate mEleMax1 chromosome 20, mEleMax1 primary haplotype, whole genome shotgun sequence DNA encoding:
- the FYCO1 gene encoding FYVE and coiled-coil domain-containing protein 1 isoform X5; its protein translation is MASTSAESQLQRIIHDMQDAVTELSKEFKEAEEPITDDSTSLHKFSYKLEYLLQFDQKEKATLLGHRKDYWDYFCDCLAKVKGANDGIRFVKSISELRTSLGKGRAFIRYSLVHQRLADTLQQCFMNTKVTSDWYYARSPFLKPKLSSDIVGHLYELTEVQFDLASRGYDLDAAWPTFARRTLAIGSSSYMWRPPSRSSSMSSLVSSYLQTQEMASSLDMNSPLNNEALEGFDEMRLELDQLEVREKQLQERMQKLDKENQELRAAVTSQGEQLQMEREKRSTATEENVRLMSLVAELQKQWEVTQATESTVKELQKCLQALELGAAEKEDYQSALQRLESLLQPLPQELKATRDSLGGKNQQLPSVPAWVARAEQKVGMTLGTKGQQDPVPSDSALVIQELGAKLRALEEESTKVQELNRQQNAQLEQLTKELQLKEEAQASLEHVVMEMTPLREELAKKEQEAAQLRCQLQESLAHVSSLEEELVEVRHKEQRWREEEELLEQEARSLTRQLQVLETQLSQVSQHVSDLEEQKKQLIQDKDHLSQKVGTLEQLAGQPGPELPVAREGSEVLALLHSSMPQTCEKPEEEQRGPQEGHLSDTKGGQEEKLQQANRELEKELQNVLECNQLLEGKLQALQADYEALQQREAAIQGSLASLESEQASIRLMGDQMEASLLAVRKAKEIMRARVAEKDAALKSKEDECQQLREEAEQCRQLAEARDGELRALKSQCHQQTQQMQTPTTEKGQQGLGPPQDDVSHELEAQLALSQAQLEVHQGEVQCLKTEVVDLQAKLLAALDDREKVQSQLGVAEEVLREHKALVQQLKEQNEALNRTHVQELLQRSEQEGALQEERTGEAQQRAKELWALQEELTRLKQNSAEAQLEHAELQEQLHRANTDTAELGIRVCTLTAEKEKMEGALACATQELQDAKEAASREREGLEHQVAGLQQDKESLQEKLKAAEEAAGSLAGLQAQLAQAEQWAQGLQETAHQELNTLKFQLSTEVMDYQNRLKAASEECRSLRGQLEEQGQKLQAAEEAMGKLKATQADMREKLRSTSNHLSECKAAVLQKDEEGAALRANLERTQKDLEKATTKFQEYYNRLCEEVTDREKNDQKMLADLDDLNRTKKYLEERLIELLRDKDALWQKSDALEFQQKLSAEERWLVDTEASHCLDCKREFSWMVRRHHCRICGRIFCYYCCNNYVLTKHSGKKERCCRACFRKFNEGPGSPDSTSSGNSQGEPSSTLPPAQAGHQATRGQDGRPPDDAVFDIITDEELCQIQESGSSLPETPTETDSLDPNMAEHRNENRRHSDC
- the FYCO1 gene encoding FYVE and coiled-coil domain-containing protein 1 isoform X7, yielding MASTSAESQLQRIIHDMQDAVTELSKEFKEAEEPITDDSTSLHKFSYKLEYLLQFDQKEKATLLGHRKDYWDYFCDCLAKVKGANDGIRFVKSISELRTSLGKGRAFIRYSLVHQRLADTLQQCFMNTKVTSDWYYARSPFLKPKLSSDIVGHLYELTEVQFDLASRGYDLDAAWPTFARRTLAIGSSSYMWRPPSRSSSMSSLVSSYLQTQEMASSLDMNSPLNNEALEGFDEMRLELDQLEVREKQLQERMQKLDKENQELRAAVTSQGEQLQMEREKRSTATEENVRLMSLVAELQKQWEVTQATESTVKELQKCLQALELGAAEKEDYQSALQRLESLLQPLPQELKATRDSLGGKNQQLPSVPAWVARAEQKVGMTLGTKGQQDPVPSDSALVIQELGAKLRALEEESTKVQELNRQQNAQLEQLTKELQLKEEAQASLEHVVMEMTPLREELAKKEQEAAQLRCQLQESLAHVSSLEEELVEVRHKEQRWREEEELLEQEARSLTRQLQVLETQLSQVSQHVSDLEEQKKQLIQDKDHLSQKVGTLEQLAGQPGPELPVAREGSEVLALLHSSMPQTCEKPEEEQRGPQEGHLSDTKGGQEEKLQQANRELEKELQNVLECNQLLEGKLQALQADYEALQQREAAIQGSLASLESEQASIRLMGDQMEASLLAVRKAKEIMRARVAEKDAALKSKEDECQQLREEAEQCRQLAEARDGELRALKSQCHQQTQQMQTPTTEKGQQGLGPPQDDVSHELEAQLALSQAQLEVHQGEVQCLKTEVVDLQAKLLAALDDREKVQSQLGVAEEVLREHKALVQQLKEQNEALNRTHVQELLQRSEQEGALQEERTGEAQQRAKELWALQEELTRLKQNSAEAQLEHAELQEQLHRANTDTAELGIRVCTLTAEKEKMEGALACATQELQDAKEAASREREGLEHQVAGLQQDKESLQEKLKAAEEAAGSLAGLQAQLAQAEQWAQGLQETAHQELNTLKFQLSTEVMDYQNRLKAASEECRSLRGQLEEQGQKLQAAEEAMGKLKATQADMREKLRSTSNHLSECKAAVLQKDEEGAALRANLERTQKDLEKATTKFQEYYNRLCEEVTDREKNDQKMLADLDDLNRTKKYLEERLIELLRDKDALWQKSDALEFQQKLSAEERWLVDTEASHCLDCKREFSWMVRRHHCRICGRIFCYYCCNNYVLTKHSGKKERCCRACFRKFNEGPGSPDSTSSGNSQGEPSSTLPPAQAGHQATRGQDGRPPDDAVFDIITDEELCQIQESGSSLPETPTETDSLDPNMAEH